One Prolixibacteraceae bacterium DNA segment encodes these proteins:
- a CDS encoding RNA methyltransferase — MKEIIQHLESFATEARTSLFDRVIENRTRYLTVVLENIFQAQNASAVLRSCDCFGIQDVHIIENNNEFNVHQEIAMGSSKWLDIHKYNEQENNTRTALKNLKEQGYRIVATTPHERDVFLQDFDLSKGKTALVFGTELTGISDIVREEADEFIKVPMFGFTESFNISVCASLVMQDLATRIRKESIPWQLTEEEKHEIKFEWLKRSIKASDRIIQNWEEEHK, encoded by the coding sequence ATGAAAGAGATCATACAACACCTCGAGTCCTTTGCTACTGAAGCACGAACCTCTCTATTTGACCGTGTCATAGAGAATAGAACTCGTTATTTAACCGTCGTTCTTGAAAATATCTTTCAAGCACAAAATGCGAGTGCAGTACTTCGATCATGTGACTGTTTTGGTATACAAGATGTACATATTATTGAAAACAACAACGAATTTAATGTGCACCAAGAGATTGCAATGGGATCTAGTAAATGGCTAGACATACACAAATATAACGAACAAGAGAATAACACCCGCACAGCACTTAAGAACCTTAAAGAACAAGGGTATCGTATCGTGGCAACTACACCACACGAGAGAGATGTTTTTTTACAAGACTTTGATCTTTCTAAAGGGAAGACTGCACTTGTTTTTGGAACAGAACTTACGGGAATTTCAGACATTGTAAGAGAAGAAGCGGATGAATTTATAAAAGTCCCGATGTTTGGTTTTACCGAAAGTTTTAATATCTCAGTATGTGCCTCATTGGTCATGCAAGATCTTGCCACTAGAATACGAAAAGAATCTATTCCTTGGCAACTCACTGAAGAGGAGAAACATGAGATCAAGTTCGAATGGCTGAAACGTTCGATCAAAGCATCTGACCGCATTATCCAAAATTGGGAAGAGGAGCATAAGTAA
- a CDS encoding dipeptidyl peptidase 3 yields METTDNFKYYIEKFADTKILRYKLENFNQLDLQQKTYIYFLSQAALCGRDILWDQNGSENLLLRSILEKIYKSGQKEHVSNVLWERFTTFVKRIWFANGIHHHYSMDKFTTHITQEEWNSLCVGANIDLNQKEKVLLNNLLFDTTYKAKRVSLDSSVDLIKTSANNYYHHVSQKEAETFYSEIADKEEREQPSRGLNSRLTKDENGTIQEEVWRLNGKYGEAIQNIIYWLDKAKNVCENQQQEKCISLLIDYYKTGDLHLFDLYNIEWVKELSGEVDFINGFIEVYGDALGMKASWESVVQYTDHEATKRTQIISNNAQWFEDNSPTEAKHKKAEVNGVSAKVIHVAMLGGDCYPATPIGINLPNAEWIRESYGSKSVTIENITSAYDKASKGSGFLNEFAYSEEEIANAERYGYLGSNLHTDLHECLGHGSGKMLDGVPVDSLKNYHSTLEEARADLFALYYIMDPKLVSLGLIPSIEVGKTEYDGYIRNGLLTQLVRIELGKDIEESHMRNRQLIAKWAYEKGKDLNIITRKTKEGKTYFVIQDYDALRELFGTLLKEVQRIKSEGDYEAGKELVECYGVKIDSELHQEVLERYKKLNIPPYSGFLNPKLTAVEEKGEIVDISIDYTENFAEQMLRYSADYGYLV; encoded by the coding sequence ATGGAAACCACTGATAATTTCAAATACTATATAGAGAAGTTTGCAGATACAAAGATCCTTCGATATAAGTTAGAGAATTTTAATCAATTAGACCTTCAGCAGAAGACCTATATATACTTCCTATCACAAGCGGCCCTATGTGGAAGAGATATCTTATGGGATCAGAATGGAAGCGAGAACCTTCTTTTAAGATCTATACTAGAAAAAATATATAAATCTGGTCAGAAAGAGCATGTCTCAAATGTGTTGTGGGAACGTTTTACCACCTTTGTAAAACGAATTTGGTTTGCAAATGGTATTCACCACCACTACTCCATGGATAAGTTTACAACTCATATTACTCAAGAAGAGTGGAACAGTTTATGTGTGGGAGCAAATATCGATCTTAATCAAAAAGAAAAGGTATTATTAAACAATCTTCTCTTTGACACTACTTATAAAGCCAAAAGAGTATCATTAGATTCATCTGTCGATCTAATAAAAACCTCTGCGAACAACTACTATCACCACGTTAGTCAAAAAGAAGCGGAGACTTTTTATTCTGAGATAGCTGATAAAGAAGAGAGAGAACAACCATCTAGAGGACTTAATAGCCGTCTTACAAAAGACGAGAATGGAACGATCCAAGAAGAGGTATGGAGGTTGAACGGTAAATACGGAGAGGCCATACAGAATATCATATATTGGCTAGATAAGGCTAAAAATGTTTGTGAGAACCAACAACAAGAGAAATGTATCTCTCTATTAATAGACTATTATAAGACGGGAGACCTTCATCTTTTTGATTTATATAATATTGAATGGGTGAAAGAACTTTCTGGAGAGGTTGATTTTATCAATGGTTTTATTGAAGTGTATGGAGATGCACTTGGAATGAAAGCTAGTTGGGAATCTGTTGTACAATATACAGACCACGAAGCAACCAAGAGGACTCAAATTATCAGCAACAATGCACAATGGTTCGAAGACAATTCTCCTACAGAAGCCAAACACAAAAAGGCAGAGGTGAATGGTGTATCAGCGAAGGTAATTCATGTTGCGATGCTAGGTGGCGATTGTTACCCAGCAACCCCTATTGGTATTAACCTACCAAATGCGGAATGGATTCGAGAGTCATATGGTTCAAAATCTGTTACTATCGAAAATATCACTTCCGCTTATGATAAAGCATCCAAAGGCTCTGGTTTCTTAAATGAATTTGCATATTCTGAAGAAGAGATAGCAAATGCAGAGCGCTATGGTTACCTTGGAAGCAACTTACATACGGATCTACATGAGTGTTTGGGACATGGTTCAGGAAAGATGCTTGATGGAGTACCTGTTGATTCACTAAAGAATTATCACTCCACGTTAGAAGAGGCACGTGCTGACCTTTTTGCTCTATACTATATTATGGATCCAAAACTAGTATCTCTAGGCTTGATCCCCTCTATCGAAGTTGGAAAGACAGAGTATGATGGATATATCAGAAACGGACTTTTAACACAATTAGTTCGTATTGAACTTGGAAAAGATATTGAAGAGTCTCACATGAGGAATAGACAACTTATTGCGAAGTGGGCTTACGAGAAAGGAAAAGATCTAAATATTATCACAAGAAAGACAAAAGAGGGTAAAACCTACTTTGTTATTCAAGACTATGATGCATTAAGAGAACTTTTTGGAACCCTACTAAAAGAGGTGCAGCGAATTAAATCTGAAGGGGATTATGAAGCGGGAAAAGAATTGGTAGAGTGCTATGGAGTGAAGATAGATTCCGAATTACATCAAGAAGTGCTAGAGAGATATAAAAAACTAAATATCCCTCCATACTCTGGATTTTTGAATCCAAAACTTACAGCAGTTGAAGAAAAGGGTGAAATCGTTGATATCTCCATTGACTACACAGAAAACTTTGCTGAGCAAATGCTTAGATATAGCGCTGACTACGGTTACTTAGTATAA
- a CDS encoding HU family DNA-binding protein: MNKTELIKKVSEETGMTIKDTKKTVETFLNATMETLKNEDRLIIAGFGSFYTIDREAREVRNPATGKPVKVEAKRIVRFKAGQDFGNKIN; this comes from the coding sequence ATGAACAAAACAGAATTAATAAAAAAAGTTTCTGAAGAAACTGGAATGACAATTAAGGACACAAAGAAGACTGTTGAAACTTTCCTTAATGCAACAATGGAGACATTGAAAAATGAAGATCGTTTAATCATTGCTGGTTTTGGATCTTTTTATACAATTGATAGAGAAGCACGCGAGGTTAGAAATCCTGCTACAGGAAAACCTGTAAAAGTAGAAGCAAAAAGAATTGTTCGATTTAAAGCAGGACAAGACTTTGGTAATAAAATCAACTAA
- a CDS encoding PhoH family protein, with the protein MDNKKIFILDTNVILHDHRCIHHFENNDVVIPITVLEELDKFKKGNDPINYQARQFVRELDSIVGDELFNSGRSLGEGKGKLRIELGKPFSDEMKASFSENIPDHKILAIALWIKKQNESSCDYCKVALVTKDVNLRMKAKSLHLEAEDYKSDQVPKVDDLLFGIKKIDDYNTAIINELYERGEIPLEESGLEKLMPNQYLILRSQNSSVLAKYVAHTNTIKKVDKVTTYGIKPRNAEQTMCFDALLNPDLKLISITGKAGTGKTLLALAAALQQNYIYDQVMLARPIVALSNKDLGFLPGDAKEKVAPYMAPLFDNLSVIKRSFNINSQEFAKIDEMQKQERLIITALAFIRGRSLSNTFFIVDEAQNLTPHEVKTIITRAGEGTKIIFTGDIHQIDSPYLDQKSNGLAYLTSKMKGQEMFAHLDLVKGERSALAEMASNLL; encoded by the coding sequence ATGGATAATAAAAAGATTTTTATTCTCGACACAAACGTAATACTTCATGATCATCGTTGTATACATCATTTCGAGAACAATGATGTGGTTATTCCTATCACGGTGCTAGAGGAGTTGGATAAATTTAAGAAAGGGAATGATCCTATTAACTATCAAGCAAGACAGTTCGTAAGAGAACTCGATAGTATTGTAGGAGATGAACTGTTTAATTCTGGACGAAGCCTTGGAGAAGGAAAAGGAAAACTACGAATAGAACTAGGAAAGCCTTTCAGTGATGAAATGAAGGCTTCTTTTTCTGAAAATATTCCTGATCATAAGATTCTCGCTATTGCTTTATGGATAAAAAAACAGAATGAATCATCATGTGATTATTGCAAAGTAGCATTGGTTACAAAAGATGTTAATCTTCGCATGAAGGCAAAATCACTTCACCTTGAGGCAGAAGATTATAAAAGCGATCAAGTACCAAAAGTTGATGATCTTTTGTTTGGAATTAAAAAAATTGATGATTACAATACGGCTATCATCAATGAGCTTTATGAAAGAGGCGAAATCCCATTGGAAGAGAGTGGACTTGAAAAGCTTATGCCCAATCAATATCTGATTCTCAGAAGTCAAAACAGTAGTGTTCTCGCTAAATATGTAGCCCATACCAACACCATCAAAAAGGTAGATAAGGTGACAACTTACGGTATCAAACCAAGAAATGCAGAACAAACCATGTGTTTTGATGCACTTTTAAACCCTGACTTAAAGTTGATCTCTATAACTGGCAAGGCAGGAACAGGAAAGACACTACTAGCTCTAGCAGCTGCATTACAACAGAACTATATATATGACCAGGTGATGCTAGCACGTCCAATTGTTGCTCTTAGTAACAAAGATTTAGGTTTCCTTCCTGGAGATGCAAAAGAGAAGGTGGCTCCTTATATGGCACCTTTATTTGACAATCTATCAGTGATAAAGAGAAGTTTTAATATCAATAGCCAAGAGTTTGCTAAAATCGATGAAATGCAAAAACAGGAACGTCTTATCATCACAGCTTTGGCATTTATAAGAGGTAGAAGCTTGTCGAACACTTTCTTTATCGTAGATGAAGCCCAAAACTTGACACCTCACGAAGTGAAAACCATCATTACTCGTGCAGGAGAGGGAACTAAGATTATTTTTACAGGGGATATCCACCAGATAGACTCTCCATATTTAGACCAAAAGTCAAATGGTTTGGCTTATCTAACATCTAAGATGAAAGGACAAGAGATGTTCGCACATTTAGATCTTGTGAAAGGAGAAAGAAGTGCTTTGGCTGAGATGGCTAGTAACCTTCTATAA
- a CDS encoding MFS transporter → MNTAQKSLRDKPVARWSALIIVSITMFCGYFFTDVMSPLKPLLEKDLGWTSGDYGWFTSAYGWFNVFFFMLFIGGIILDKVGARITGLLASGIMVIGASLKYYAIANTFPEGATILGHSKQVALAALGFAIFGTGVEIMGITVSKIIVRWFKGYEMALAMGLQVAVARIGTLLAMAAPLRIVDYFHGNIAAPLAFCLVLLIIGFLSYFVYIVMDKKLEASMEKVEDGQESDSEEGFSFKDLKAVFANRGFWYIAILCVLFYSSVFPFLKYATDFFINKFGMAPERAGDLPGLLPLGTLFLTPIFGGIYDKVGKGATIMIIGSILLVLIHGLFAVEGLTNVTLAVILVLLLGVALSLVPSAMWPSVAKIIPEKQLGTAFSMIFWVQNWGLMGVPLLIGVVLEKFCITSAPGAEKVTYNYHIPMLIFMGFGVLSVVFAFLLKNADKKKGYGLELPNMKK, encoded by the coding sequence ATGAATACTGCACAAAAATCTTTACGTGACAAACCTGTCGCGAGGTGGTCTGCTCTGATCATCGTTTCAATAACCATGTTCTGTGGTTATTTCTTTACAGATGTAATGTCTCCGTTAAAACCTCTATTGGAGAAAGACCTTGGTTGGACTAGTGGTGACTACGGCTGGTTTACTAGTGCCTACGGTTGGTTCAATGTGTTTTTCTTTATGCTTTTTATTGGGGGAATTATCCTCGATAAAGTAGGAGCGAGAATTACAGGACTACTGGCTTCAGGTATTATGGTTATCGGTGCATCATTAAAGTATTATGCTATCGCGAATACATTTCCTGAGGGTGCTACTATTCTAGGACATTCAAAGCAAGTTGCACTTGCAGCACTTGGATTTGCTATTTTTGGAACAGGTGTTGAAATTATGGGTATTACGGTATCTAAGATTATTGTGCGTTGGTTCAAAGGGTATGAGATGGCATTGGCAATGGGGCTTCAAGTAGCTGTTGCACGTATCGGAACCCTTTTGGCGATGGCTGCACCTTTAAGAATCGTTGACTATTTTCATGGCAATATTGCTGCTCCATTGGCGTTCTGTTTGGTTCTATTGATCATTGGCTTTCTTTCTTATTTCGTTTACATTGTGATGGATAAGAAACTAGAGGCATCTATGGAAAAAGTAGAGGATGGTCAAGAGTCTGATTCAGAAGAAGGGTTCTCATTCAAAGATCTAAAGGCAGTCTTTGCCAATAGAGGTTTTTGGTATATCGCAATCCTTTGTGTATTATTCTACTCTTCGGTATTTCCATTCTTGAAATATGCAACAGACTTCTTTATTAATAAATTTGGAATGGCACCAGAAAGAGCTGGAGATCTTCCGGGATTATTGCCTTTAGGTACTCTTTTCTTGACTCCTATCTTTGGAGGTATTTATGATAAAGTAGGTAAAGGTGCTACGATTATGATTATTGGATCTATTCTATTGGTTCTTATTCATGGATTGTTTGCTGTAGAGGGTTTAACTAACGTTACTTTGGCTGTGATATTGGTACTTCTTTTAGGGGTAGCTCTTTCTCTTGTTCCTTCAGCAATGTGGCCATCTGTAGCAAAAATTATTCCTGAGAAACAGTTAGGAACAGCTTTTTCGATGATCTTCTGGGTACAAAACTGGGGACTAATGGGAGTACCTCTTTTGATTGGTGTAGTTCTTGAAAAGTTTTGTATTACCTCTGCTCCAGGTGCAGAAAAGGTTACATACAACTATCATATACCGATGTTAATCTTTATGGGTTTTGGTGTTTTAAGTGTGGTATTTGCCTTCCTACTTAAAAATGCTGATAAAAAGAAAGGTTATGGATTAGAACTTCCTAACATGAAAAAGTAA
- a CDS encoding LytTR family DNA-binding domain-containing protein, translated as MNCLIIDDDPLVQSTLSRLLKKDSRINYLFQATDGIEGINVWNKKREEIDFIILDIELPEMSGIDILESLDEKPPVIMISSKENYGPEAFDHECIDYLLKPIPLQRLLKAVNRVEKAIQIRDKSPISDKILIKSNNTHINLAYSEILFIESEENYVRFYTKTGCHMVHATLKSVNESLPKEQFYKVQRSIIANISNIKRIRGNILEFESDKQRLERTTTKKEELLTFLPVLNKK; from the coding sequence ATGAACTGTTTAATAATTGATGACGATCCCCTAGTTCAAAGTACTTTATCTAGACTATTAAAGAAAGATAGTCGGATTAACTATTTATTTCAAGCGACCGATGGCATTGAGGGCATTAATGTTTGGAATAAAAAAAGAGAAGAGATTGATTTTATTATTCTAGACATTGAATTACCAGAGATGTCTGGCATTGATATTTTAGAATCATTAGATGAAAAACCTCCAGTAATTATGATCTCTTCTAAAGAGAATTATGGTCCCGAAGCCTTTGATCATGAATGTATTGATTATCTACTTAAACCGATTCCGTTACAACGACTGCTTAAAGCGGTGAATCGAGTAGAAAAAGCAATACAAATTAGAGACAAATCCCCTATTTCGGATAAGATATTAATCAAATCGAACAACACCCATATAAACCTAGCATACAGCGAAATTCTATTTATTGAATCGGAAGAGAACTATGTCCGTTTCTATACAAAAACGGGATGTCACATGGTACATGCAACATTAAAATCGGTCAATGAATCATTACCTAAAGAACAATTTTATAAGGTACAGCGATCAATTATTGCCAATATCAGTAACATCAAAAGAATTCGTGGGAATATTCTTGAGTTTGAATCAGACAAACAGAGATTAGAAAGAACTACGACTAAGAAAGAGGAGCTATTAACATTTCTCCCTGTTCTAAATAAAAAATAG
- a CDS encoding bifunctional folylpolyglutamate synthase/dihydrofolate synthase, translating into MGDYQTTLEYLYEQLPFFQRQGASAYKHDLAVTLSLDEIYNHPHANYRTIHVAGTNGKGSVSNMIASILHQAGYKVGLYTSPHLKDFRERIRVNGEMISEESVVDFVEHYKMISPEITPSFFEITVAMAFDYFDKQNVDIAVVEVGMGGRLDSTNIIHPDLSVITNIGLDHTQFLGDTLPQVAKEKAGIIKNGVPVIIGKSQKECLDVFSEHAQELNASFTLADQVYHVESHELVEDRRIIQLKKGNGFVYPNLSVSLQGRYQVENVVTVVAVFEKLITMGYKLTESDLYNGLRNIQENTGLKGRWQKIAKKPLVVCDTGHNVDGIAQVVHQIEETKYEALHMVLGMVSDKDVRGVLKLLPKEATYYFCSPDIPRAMEAEVLQEKAKEFGLTGSCYDSVKEALKVAWERADDKDMVFVGGSTFVVAEVV; encoded by the coding sequence ATGGGAGATTATCAAACCACTTTAGAATATCTATATGAGCAGCTACCTTTCTTTCAAAGACAAGGAGCTAGTGCATATAAACACGATTTGGCAGTGACACTAAGTTTAGATGAAATATATAATCATCCTCATGCAAACTATCGTACCATTCATGTTGCAGGAACTAATGGAAAGGGGAGTGTTTCGAACATGATTGCGTCGATTCTTCATCAAGCAGGTTATAAGGTAGGGTTGTATACATCTCCTCATCTGAAAGATTTTCGCGAGCGTATTCGTGTGAATGGTGAGATGATTTCAGAAGAGAGTGTTGTCGATTTTGTAGAACACTATAAGATGATATCTCCTGAGATCACTCCATCCTTCTTTGAGATCACCGTCGCCATGGCTTTTGACTATTTTGATAAACAGAATGTTGATATTGCAGTGGTTGAGGTCGGTATGGGAGGACGCCTAGACAGTACTAATATTATTCATCCTGATCTTTCTGTTATAACCAATATCGGTCTAGATCACACCCAATTCCTTGGGGATACTTTACCACAAGTAGCGAAAGAGAAAGCTGGGATTATTAAGAACGGTGTACCTGTGATCATTGGGAAATCACAGAAGGAGTGTCTGGATGTGTTTAGTGAACATGCACAAGAGTTGAATGCTTCATTTACTTTAGCTGACCAGGTTTATCATGTCGAGTCGCATGAGTTAGTAGAAGATCGACGAATCATTCAACTTAAAAAAGGGAATGGTTTTGTATATCCCAATTTGTCGGTTTCTCTTCAAGGTAGGTACCAAGTGGAAAACGTAGTAACAGTGGTGGCTGTCTTTGAAAAGTTGATTACTATGGGATACAAACTAACGGAGTCTGATCTATACAACGGCTTGCGAAATATTCAAGAAAATACTGGCTTAAAAGGTCGTTGGCAAAAGATTGCCAAGAAACCACTAGTGGTATGCGATACAGGTCATAATGTAGATGGTATTGCACAGGTAGTTCACCAAATTGAGGAGACAAAATACGAAGCCCTACATATGGTTCTTGGAATGGTTTCTGATAAAGATGTTAGAGGAGTGTTAAAGCTTTTACCTAAAGAGGCAACCTACTATTTCTGTTCGCCAGATATTCCACGTGCGATGGAGGCTGAAGTCCTTCAAGAGAAGGCAAAAGAGTTCGGATTGACAGGAAGTTGTTATGACAGTGTAAAAGAGGCTTTAAAAGTCGCGTGGGAGCGTGCAGATGACAAAGATATGGTATTTGTTGGTGGAAGTACTTTTGTTGTTGCAGAGGTTGTTTAA
- a CDS encoding FUSC family protein has product MGTGLKKKLTPIRKWLKETFWLYPDRLLALKVTLAMVFIALPFILIGKSFVGVTLSLGVIAGALAETDDHPKGRITSLGITIVCFFIATASVELLRPYPVFFAIGMVSSTIIFIIIGGIDERFRGITFGAILIGIYAMLGSSLSSSWYLQPVLLCTGALTYGLISWLLLLIHPYRLLEEQLSRGYMALSKYMQMKSSLFPGEEINIEKKMNSLAQQNILVVIALERCKNVLQSYTNSIDNKEKLKPYLHRFVLLQTLHERATATHEQYTTLINEPNNGPLLQGIGQMLHLLSKACRNMSKSLLSGDAYHHPSSLEWVIGVLKDQRRKHPQFHDHPLSLLIHSLIQSHLALKNIEYNKDIIVLPNFYKKHVDVKQKIRSQLNFRNARLRYAIRLSSCFLLGYILTTVFHIQKGEWIILTSLFVCQPSYSETKQRLFQRIFGTLSGVVTGVIISQLMPTLPGQILTLLVANFAFFLWLKRRYSRSVIFITIFVISAFNLISGMGVEMMGARILDTLIGATLAILSVRFLWPDWQKDKLPILLSTALRRNNLYYKAILKAYHMCELNETSYAKARQRAHIADNSLTQAWQGMKLEPKSSKRKQEAAFHLTYLNHALISYLSAFGSHRHTPTHFSEQESWAYLRIGEELDKISRINLDQVDEIPVIEFKSFLDELTTAIEVCEKGSKRQKLVILYNIAEVLYQILFVIQNYKR; this is encoded by the coding sequence ATGGGAACAGGATTAAAGAAAAAATTAACCCCTATTAGAAAATGGCTAAAAGAGACATTTTGGCTCTATCCAGACCGTCTACTTGCGTTAAAAGTAACGTTAGCAATGGTTTTCATTGCACTACCGTTTATCCTTATAGGAAAATCCTTTGTAGGTGTAACTCTTAGTTTAGGAGTTATCGCAGGTGCATTGGCAGAAACCGATGATCATCCTAAAGGTCGTATCACCTCTTTGGGAATCACGATAGTATGCTTTTTCATCGCGACCGCTTCCGTGGAACTACTTAGGCCTTATCCTGTATTCTTTGCAATAGGGATGGTTAGTTCAACCATTATCTTTATTATTATTGGTGGTATCGACGAACGTTTTAGGGGGATCACTTTTGGTGCCATTCTTATTGGGATCTATGCCATGTTGGGATCAAGCCTTAGTAGCTCCTGGTATCTACAACCAGTATTGCTATGTACTGGCGCGTTAACATATGGGTTAATTTCATGGCTACTTCTTTTAATTCATCCCTACAGATTGCTTGAGGAGCAACTATCTCGTGGCTACATGGCACTATCTAAGTATATGCAGATGAAATCTTCGCTTTTTCCTGGTGAAGAGATCAACATCGAGAAAAAGATGAATAGCTTAGCTCAGCAAAATATCTTGGTCGTAATTGCATTAGAGAGATGTAAAAATGTACTTCAAAGTTATACAAACTCAATTGATAATAAAGAGAAATTAAAGCCATATCTCCATCGTTTTGTTCTATTACAAACACTTCACGAAAGAGCAACTGCAACCCATGAGCAATATACGACCCTTATCAATGAACCCAATAATGGTCCACTATTACAAGGTATTGGACAGATGCTTCACCTGCTTTCTAAAGCATGTCGTAATATGTCTAAAAGTCTTTTAAGTGGCGATGCATATCACCATCCTTCCTCTCTTGAGTGGGTCATAGGGGTACTAAAAGACCAAAGACGCAAACATCCACAATTTCATGACCATCCACTATCACTGCTTATTCATAGCTTGATCCAATCTCATTTGGCATTAAAAAATATCGAGTATAACAAAGATATTATTGTACTTCCAAACTTCTACAAGAAGCATGTGGATGTGAAACAGAAAATACGATCACAACTAAACTTTCGTAATGCAAGATTGAGATATGCAATTCGTCTTTCATCCTGCTTTCTGTTAGGGTACATCCTGACAACTGTATTTCATATTCAAAAGGGAGAATGGATTATTCTGACTAGTTTATTTGTTTGTCAACCAAGTTATAGTGAAACCAAACAAAGACTGTTTCAGCGTATCTTCGGAACGCTCTCGGGAGTTGTAACAGGGGTTATTATATCGCAATTGATGCCAACATTACCAGGACAAATATTAACCTTATTAGTCGCAAATTTTGCCTTCTTTCTATGGCTGAAACGTCGATATTCTCGTTCCGTTATCTTCATTACAATCTTTGTTATCTCGGCATTTAACCTCATATCAGGAATGGGAGTTGAAATGATGGGAGCAAGAATATTGGATACTTTAATCGGTGCGACATTAGCAATCTTATCTGTTCGATTCTTATGGCCTGATTGGCAAAAAGACAAACTACCAATTCTTTTGTCCACTGCACTCAGAAGAAATAATTTGTACTATAAAGCGATATTGAAAGCCTACCATATGTGTGAACTAAATGAGACCTCTTATGCTAAAGCGAGACAAAGAGCACACATTGCAGACAACTCTTTAACCCAAGCATGGCAAGGGATGAAACTAGAACCAAAATCTAGTAAAAGGAAGCAAGAAGCAGCATTCCATCTAACATACCTAAATCATGCATTGATCTCTTATCTTTCCGCTTTTGGTTCCCATCGCCACACACCGACTCACTTTTCAGAACAAGAGTCGTGGGCATATCTTCGTATTGGAGAGGAACTAGATAAAATAAGTAGAATCAATCTAGACCAAGTAGATGAGATTCCTGTTATTGAGTTTAAATCATTTTTAGACGAGCTAACAACGGCCATTGAAGTCTGTGAGAAGGGTTCTAAACGACAAAAACTAGTCATACTGTACAATATCGCAGAGGTTCTATATCAGATACTTTTTGTGATACAAAACTACAAGCGATAA